The Candidatus Korarchaeota archaeon NZ13-K genome has a segment encoding these proteins:
- a CDS encoding CoB--CoM heterodisulfide reductase iron-sulfur subunit A family protein has translation MPKVGVYVCHCGKNIAGKVDVQRVAAELKKHPSVTVSRHYFFMCSSSGQDLIKRDIRAGRVDRVVVAACSPKLHEPLFRSVVEEAGLNMGYFEQANIRELVSWSTDDPEEATRKAIAYTWAAVEKVLEAEPVETGEFSVTREALVIGGGVAGIAASLDLAEKGIRVHLLERSPTIGGKMALFDRVFPTGDCSLCILTPMMAEAEHHPNITIHTLCEVTQVSGSVGDFRVRVRRRARHVDETKCVACGICAENCPVSVSNEWYMGLGKRKAIYIPFPQSVPRAYAVDEASCLFFKDGSCRKCEEVCPAKAVDLSETDEEFELRVGAIIVATGADEYDASNLRNYGYGRIADVITQLGFESLINVNGPTQGHLRRPSDGKVPESVLFIQCAGSRDLNHNPYCSNVCCMITLKHAEILRMEYPGTKVYVAYMDMRTPKKGFEEMYRRVREEGVVFIRGKPGEVRRDGERLVVDVYDELLGEKLSLEVDMVVLAAGLTPSEGTTSISKLLNIPRDLYGFLQELHPKLKPVQTSRPGIFICGTAQGPKDIPDSVTQAKAAASEAARLLLLGKVQVTGEKAEVNQDLCTGCGACAEECPFSAIVVEGGKAEVMPLACMGCGICQGACPTGAIERRLYGHGQMLNQVDGLLEVIT, from the coding sequence ATGCCTAAGGTGGGGGTCTACGTCTGCCACTGCGGCAAGAACATAGCAGGTAAGGTGGATGTCCAGAGGGTGGCGGCCGAGCTCAAGAAGCATCCGTCGGTCACCGTATCCAGGCACTACTTCTTCATGTGCAGCAGCTCCGGGCAGGACCTCATAAAGAGGGACATAAGGGCCGGAAGGGTGGACAGGGTCGTCGTGGCTGCCTGCAGCCCGAAGCTGCATGAGCCCCTCTTCAGGAGCGTCGTGGAGGAGGCCGGTCTGAACATGGGCTACTTCGAGCAGGCCAACATAAGGGAGCTCGTCTCCTGGTCCACAGATGATCCTGAGGAGGCCACCAGGAAGGCTATAGCTTACACCTGGGCGGCCGTGGAGAAGGTTCTGGAGGCCGAGCCCGTTGAGACCGGGGAGTTCAGCGTGACTAGGGAGGCCCTGGTGATAGGAGGGGGAGTGGCGGGCATAGCGGCTTCCCTGGACCTGGCGGAGAAGGGGATAAGGGTGCACCTGTTGGAGAGGAGCCCCACGATAGGGGGGAAGATGGCCCTCTTTGACAGGGTCTTCCCGACGGGCGATTGCTCCCTCTGCATACTAACACCCATGATGGCCGAGGCCGAGCACCATCCCAACATCACGATTCACACGCTCTGCGAGGTCACGCAGGTGAGCGGTTCCGTGGGGGACTTCAGGGTCAGGGTGAGGAGGAGGGCCAGGCACGTGGACGAGACGAAGTGCGTCGCATGCGGCATATGCGCTGAGAACTGCCCTGTGAGCGTGAGTAACGAGTGGTACATGGGACTAGGGAAGAGGAAGGCCATTTACATACCTTTCCCCCAGTCGGTTCCCAGGGCTTACGCGGTGGATGAGGCCAGCTGCCTCTTCTTCAAGGACGGGAGCTGCAGGAAGTGCGAGGAGGTCTGCCCAGCGAAGGCCGTGGATCTCAGCGAGACGGATGAGGAGTTCGAGCTCAGGGTGGGGGCGATAATAGTGGCCACTGGGGCCGATGAGTACGATGCATCCAACCTGAGGAACTACGGTTACGGGAGGATCGCAGACGTGATAACGCAGCTCGGATTCGAATCCCTCATAAACGTCAACGGACCGACGCAGGGACATCTAAGGAGACCCTCTGATGGAAAGGTCCCTGAGAGCGTGCTCTTCATACAGTGCGCTGGCAGCAGGGATCTGAACCACAATCCGTACTGCTCCAACGTCTGCTGCATGATAACCCTGAAGCACGCGGAGATACTGAGGATGGAGTACCCTGGCACGAAGGTGTACGTGGCTTACATGGACATGAGGACCCCGAAGAAGGGGTTCGAGGAAATGTACAGGAGGGTGAGGGAGGAGGGAGTCGTCTTCATAAGGGGTAAGCCCGGCGAGGTGAGGAGAGATGGAGAGAGGCTAGTGGTCGATGTTTACGATGAGCTTCTTGGGGAGAAGCTGAGCCTGGAAGTCGACATGGTCGTCCTAGCCGCCGGCCTGACCCCATCGGAGGGAACCACATCGATCTCGAAGCTGCTGAACATACCCAGGGACCTCTACGGCTTCCTGCAGGAGCTGCACCCAAAACTGAAGCCGGTTCAGACATCTAGACCGGGTATATTCATATGCGGGACCGCCCAGGGGCCGAAGGACATTCCAGACTCGGTTACGCAGGCGAAGGCAGCTGCAAGTGAGGCGGCCAGGCTTCTGCTTCTGGGGAAGGTCCAGGTGACCGGGGAGAAGGCCGAGGTGAACCAGGATCTCTGCACGGGCTGCGGGGCGTGCGCTGAGGAATGCCCGTTCTCAGCGATAGTTGTGGAAGGGGGCAAGGCCGAGGTGATGCCCCTGGCGTGCATGGGCTGCGGTATCTGCCAGGGGGCCTGCCCGACCGGGGCCATAGAGAGGAGGCTTTACGGCCACGGGCAGATGCTCAATCAGGTGGACGGGCTGCTGGAGGTGATAACTTGA